GCCCCGATGCCGTCGAGCAGGAAGTCCAGCCCGATCCGGAAGGTCTCGTCGGCATCCAGGTGCGCGGCGTTCCGCACGACCGTGGCCAGCGCGGGGAACCGGCCCTCGGCGAAGGTGCGCGTCAGGTAGGGCCCGGTGGCGGCCTGCCACTGCTCCTGGTCCATCCCGGTGGCCCGTTCGGCGCGGCGCTCGGCGATCTCGCGGCGCACGGCGCCGATCACGTACGCCCGGACGGCGCTGATCACCGGCATGACGGCGTCCACCTCGACGGCGCCGCCGAGCCCGGAGACCACGGCCTCGCCGGTGGCCAGGGCGAGCGGGCCGAGCTGTGGCCGCCCGCCGATCAGGTCGGCCAGCCACTCGTGCCGGTGCACGGTGAGCCGTGTGCCCTCGGCGTACGAGCGCAGCACCTCCCGCCAGCCGTCGCCGTCCGGCCGGACCTCGGCGTGGACCGCGTCGACCATCAGGTCGAGCAGCTCGTCCTTGGTGTCGATGTAGCCGTAGAGCCGCATCGGCCCGACGTCCAGCACGCCGGCGACCTTGCGCAGCGACACCGCGGCCAGGCCGTCCGCGTCGGCCAGGCCGATCGCGGCCCGGACGATCCGCTCCCGGCTCAGCGGGGCCGGCGCCGGCCGGCTCGGCGGCTCCGGCCTCTCCCACACCACCATGGCGCCGACCTTACAGCGGGTGAGCACGCCCGCCGTCACGATACAGTGTATCGGCCAATACAGTGTATCGAGGAGGCGTCATGGGAATCGCCGTGGTCGGAGCCGGCTTGGGCGGACTGGTCCTGGCCCGAGTACTGCACCTGCACGGGATCGAGGCCGTCGTGTACGAACGCGAAGCGTCGCGCGACGCACGCGGCCAGGGCGGCATGCTC
This window of the Catenulispora sp. GP43 genome carries:
- a CDS encoding TetR/AcrR family transcriptional regulator, translating into MVVWERPEPPSRPAPAPLSRERIVRAAIGLADADGLAAVSLRKVAGVLDVGPMRLYGYIDTKDELLDLMVDAVHAEVRPDGDGWREVLRSYAEGTRLTVHRHEWLADLIGGRPQLGPLALATGEAVVSGLGGAVEVDAVMPVISAVRAYVIGAVRREIAERRAERATGMDQEQWQAATGPYLTRTFAEGRFPALATVVRNAAHLDADETFRIGLDFLLDGIGARITG